In Penaeus chinensis breed Huanghai No. 1 chromosome 26, ASM1920278v2, whole genome shotgun sequence, a single genomic region encodes these proteins:
- the LOC125039083 gene encoding uncharacterized protein LOC125039083, translating into MSTRARHAPDPGPTLIRISPARIHTQVTQSVRYRPLRSLLLLVLLVIVSLFVLLTLSQMAVVQHTMMAQLDTRRSGVAGLGVGNLVGGRAGARTPQRTWKSQFNQFKIEPLLIRNAPSVEVNSALADNRRRASKLAAIIVRNSILVTYSARHSNLSSTHHEPHSAHPQPQPAHLHPHQPAHLHPRQSTASTSTTVAQSSPALPNPHARKTNGIVQTPPTTWPAHTTHHAHSLSNSSTATRNPPSVSRDKASVRSDVVEPPPGAGANGTRASASEASGRVSASAPTGSASRPQTKTSASAETQRRHFLRKLGCAPEDTGCESDTRQPPRTARRGLAPSLAGEGSAGTTTQGVPGGNATPPAGRQDEYGDRRETEALPTEFGEAEKDFEPLYLREDEERDDLTDADATTPAPTRKPRPMPRLTEEQLRALPPCPDIPPDLKGHLSIDLEEMEQLDLEEVLSKLDWVLPGGRWSPVHEAKNPCLPRHKVVVVLPYRDRLHHLVILLSWLHPILRRQQLEYTIYVAEQAGNVTFNKGAIMNAGFMEAWQRGDANCFVFHDVDLLPEDDRNMYSCPPQPRHLSVGVDTLGYKLPYFLLVGGVLSVRGDHFLRLNGYSNMYWGWGGEDDDMGYRIKQSGLSITRPPTTLARYTMIRHLKRRPLTWKVRGKLVRTSGRRYRLDGLNTLKYSLLAIHRHPLFTHLLLDVGTPPENLVRLDAH; encoded by the exons ATGGCCGTCGTCCAGCACACCATGATGGCCCAGCTGGACACCCGCCGCTCGGGAGTGGCCGGCCTGGGCGTGGGGAACCTGgtcggggggcgggcgggggcgcggACCCCCCAGAGGACGTGGAAGAGTCAGTTCAACCAGTTCAAAATCGAGCCGCTTCTCATACGCAATGCGCCGTCCGTGGAG GTGAACAGCGCCCTGGCAGACAACCGACGGCGAGCGAGCAAGCTGGCCGCCATCATCGTCAGGAACTCCATCCTCGTCACTTACTCCGCTCGCCACTCCAACCTCTCCTCGACCCACCACGAGCCCCACTCAGCCCACCCTCAACCCCAGCCcgcccacctccacccacaccaGCCCGCCCACCTCCACCCACGCCAGTCCACGGCCTCCACTTCAACGACGGTCGCCCAGTcgtcccccgccctccccaaccCGCACGCCCGCAAGACGAACGGCATCGTCCAAACCCCGCCCACGACCTGGCCCGCCCACACCACTCACCACGCCCACAGTCTCTCGAACTCGTCGACCGCTACGAGAAACCCTCCGAGTGTCTCACGTGATAAAGCGAGTGTCCGCAGCGATGTTGTGGAACCTCCGCCAGGTGCCGGTGCCAACGGGACGAGAGCGAGTGCCAGTGAGGCCAGCGGAAGAGTGAGTGCCAGTGCCCCAACAGGCAGTGCCAGCCGCCCACAGACAAAGACGAGTGCCAGCGCGGAAACCCAGAGAAGACATTTTCTGAGAAAGCTCGGGTGCGCCCCCGAGGACACTGGCTGTGAGAGTGACACAAGGCAGCCGCCGCGGACGGCCCGCAGAGGGCTTGCCCCGTCTCTCGCTGGCGAAGGCTCCGCAGGGACGACCACCCAAGGCGTCCCCGGCGGCAACGCCACGCCCCCAGCAGGGCGGCAAGATGAGTACGGAGACCGTAGGGAGACCGAGGCCCTCCCGACGGAGTTCGGCGAGGCGGAGAAGGACTTCGAGCCCCTCTACCTgcgggaggacgaggagagggacgACCTCACCGACGCCGACGCCACGACGCCCGCGCCCACGCGTAAGCCGCGGCCCATGCCAAGGCTGACGGAGGAGCAGCTGAGGGCGCTGCCCCCGTGCCCCGACATTCCTCCTGACCTGA AAGGTCATCTTAGCATCGACCTGGAGGAGATGGAGCAGCTCGATCTTGAAGAGGTTCTGTCGAAGCTGGACTGGGTTCTGCCGGGAGGCCGCTGGAGTCCGGTGCACGAGGCCAAGAACCCTTGTCTTCCGCGACACAAGGTGGTGGTGGTTCTGCCGTACCGCGATCGCCTGCACCATCTGGTTATTTTACTCAGCTGGCTGCACCCGATCCTGCGTCGTCAGCAGCTGGAGTACACCATCTACGTGGCtgagcag GCCGGCAACGTGACCTTCAACAAGGGCGCCATCATGAACGCCGGTTTCATGGAGGCGTGGCAGCGCGGCGACGCCAACTGCTTCGTCTTCCACGACGTCGACCTCCTGCCCGAGGACGACCGGAACATGTACTCGTGTCCGCCGCAGCCACGCCACCTCTCCGTCGGCGTCGACACCCTGGGATACAA GTTGCCTTATTTCCTGCTGGTGGGCGGCGTCCTCAGCGTCCGGGGCGACCACTTCCTCCGACTCAACGGCTACTCCAACATGTACTGGGGCTGGGGGGGCGAGGACGACGACATGGGGTACAG GATCAAACAGTCGGGCCTGAGCATCACGCGGCCGCCCACCACGCTGGCTCGATACACAATGATCCGCCATTTAAAACGACGGCCTCTCACGTGGAAG GTCCGCGGGAAGCTCGTGAGAACGTCGGGAAGACGCTACAGACTGGACGGACTCAACACCCTCAAGTACAGCCTCCTGGCCATCCACCGCCACCCACTCTTCACGCACCTCCTCCTCGACGTTGGCACTCCACCGGAGAACCTCGTGCGCCTCGATGCTCACTGA